In Candidatus Contubernalis alkalaceticus, the following proteins share a genomic window:
- a CDS encoding sensor histidine kinase — MINYYLLPPALRVTMAFLALSSGILSMSSTAFLAQISLVKDDAFYSALALRISLFLAVSGKLIENAFVHNMVWEGTFLPVPGQIKYLALLPAFALFWIIKVDPKKRKNDKKILSTPYQINAFTCSTCSAFLITVFIGDNSGLSAFTLSFFAACLLAFVESASYFSKLLRYTTSNFTPLALREIFDNLEEAAVLVDDKKWIEEQNKSFLKLSKKIGVPDDCHDWTRWQKYLLDHLSASGEGNELAVPDDLPVEIVLNQESKAVLKMSSHRIVKRKKETFTVVFQDVTPYVELAQQMEKVNTEIDSANQKIKKLILQIAQIAVVNERKSITQSAHDHLGNQLSVILMGAEAALSEIDNNPEKAMFFIKSVEPLLGKNWEERLPKDPLTLRDTIEVLSSLFTNIGIQIETSISNTPLPLPVDHAFAEICREAMTNSLCHGNVKTIRVSLKFEKSKVQLTISDNGKGSDSGQLKHGLGITGMRRRIENLNGFLQVENLPDEGFVVKAEAPAE, encoded by the coding sequence CTGCGCTTCGGGTGACCATGGCTTTTCTTGCACTTTCTTCCGGCATCCTATCCATGTCCTCCACAGCTTTTTTAGCCCAAATTTCTTTAGTGAAAGATGACGCTTTCTATTCTGCCCTGGCCCTGCGAATATCCTTATTTCTAGCTGTCAGCGGAAAGCTAATAGAAAATGCCTTTGTCCATAACATGGTCTGGGAAGGAACATTTCTCCCAGTCCCGGGCCAAATAAAATATTTGGCTCTTCTGCCTGCTTTCGCCCTTTTTTGGATTATTAAGGTTGACCCAAAAAAAAGAAAAAATGATAAAAAAATATTATCAACCCCTTACCAGATCAACGCTTTCACCTGCTCAACCTGTTCTGCCTTTTTAATTACCGTTTTCATAGGCGATAACTCCGGTTTATCAGCTTTTACCCTATCTTTTTTTGCTGCCTGCCTTCTGGCCTTCGTTGAATCCGCCTCATATTTTAGCAAACTGTTGAGATATACAACCAGCAATTTCACTCCCCTGGCCCTACGGGAGATATTTGATAATTTAGAAGAAGCTGCTGTTTTGGTGGACGATAAAAAATGGATCGAAGAACAAAACAAATCGTTTTTAAAACTGAGTAAAAAAATTGGTGTGCCTGATGATTGTCATGATTGGACAAGGTGGCAAAAATATTTATTGGACCACCTATCTGCCTCTGGGGAGGGAAATGAATTAGCAGTACCTGATGATCTGCCTGTCGAAATTGTATTAAATCAGGAGAGCAAAGCCGTATTAAAAATGTCCTCCCATCGTATTGTAAAAAGAAAAAAAGAAACCTTTACCGTAGTTTTTCAAGATGTAACCCCCTACGTTGAACTGGCTCAACAAATGGAAAAGGTCAATACAGAAATCGACTCAGCTAACCAAAAAATCAAAAAACTAATTCTCCAAATAGCCCAAATAGCTGTGGTCAACGAACGCAAGAGCATTACACAATCTGCTCACGACCACCTGGGTAATCAGCTTTCAGTGATACTAATGGGAGCAGAAGCTGCCCTTTCTGAAATAGATAACAATCCTGAAAAAGCGATGTTCTTCATAAAATCAGTTGAACCCCTTCTTGGTAAAAATTGGGAAGAACGGCTCCCCAAGGACCCTCTTACCCTAAGGGATACCATAGAAGTTCTTTCTTCACTTTTTACCAACATAGGCATACAGATAGAAACTTCTATTTCCAATACCCCCCTTCCCCTGCCCGTGGATCATGCTTTTGCGGAAATCTGCCGGGAAGCCATGACCAACTCATTATGTCATGGAAATGTTAAAACCATAAGAGTATCCCTCAAGTTCGAAAAGAGCAAAGTACAGCTGACCATTTCTGATAACGGCAAAGGCAGTGACTCTGGTCAACTAAAGCACGGTTTGGGGATAACAGGTATGCGCCGAAGGATAGAAAACTTAAATGGCTTCCTCCAGGTGGAGAACCTGCCTGATGAAGGTTTCGTTGTAAAAGCTGAAGCCCCCGCAGAGTAA